From Salmo salar chromosome ssa21, Ssal_v3.1, whole genome shotgun sequence:
AATTAGTGttaaaactgcaaaaattacTCCCTGCCCCATGGAAAATATTTATAAttgcagaaaacttgctttaaaactggaATATTTTCTCTACGTTACCCAACCAAGGCAGGGCCCCCCAGTTATCATGTGGGCCCtccatttcctctcctcccccatctgaTGGTTATCAGTGCGGCAGCAGCAGGCTGTCTACACTTATTGAGAGCAGGCTCCTGAGTCCTCCTGTGGTTGCGTttgcatttaaaatatatatatatatatatatatataaaatatatatatataaaatatatatactacatatataatatacagtatatttagtTTTTAATTCTTTATTTTGTTTCCCTCTTGGGCCTCGGCCTCAGCCCCTGTAAGCCCCTGCATTAATCCggccctgtacacacacacactctatgagCTCTAATCTATCATCAGTTAGATAACTGAAATCAATAATTGACAGGTTAGTGAGGTGAGAACGTCCTatttaactgttttttttttaaaggtttttTAGCAGAGGAAGCATAGATGCCGGTCGCACAGTACGACGCTGCAGCACAAACAGTACAATCAGCTTGGATGGATTCCTAGCTGTTGCCTTCGAATgggattttttaaattttatttaacctttaattaactaggcaagtcagttgagaacaaattcttatttacaatgacgacgtgccccggccaaaccctaacgacgctgggccaattgtgtgccgccctatgggactctcataCATTTGGTATGTTACATAAGACAGGTTACGCGAACGtatagcaacccaaaggttacgTGTTTGAATCACATCACGGTCAACTTTAGcatctaattagcaactttgcaattaCTTGCTACTTTTTAActtctttgcaactacttagcatgttagctaacccttcccttaaccctaatcttaaccctttaacttaacccccaacactaaccttaaccccaaccttaatcctaaccccttACCCATAACCCCTTTAGCTAATATTAGCCACCTAACTAACATTAGTGTTAACTACCTAGcgacctagctaacgttagccacaacaaattggaatttgtaacatatcatacatttcgcaaattcataacatattgtaggaattgcaatttgtaacaaattgtacgaattgcaaattaatacataccatatgaaacgtaacataCTAATTGGAGTGTGCCAGAACTAcattttactatgttacatctacctCTGAGTCCATGTTAAACGCAAGGCAATTATTAGGTGAGCACCCCCGGTTGTGGGTTCgggtgatggagagatggaggaggagggtgcaTGGTGTGCCCATATCACAGTTTTCTAAAGAATGTTTTTGTCATATAATGGTTCACCAACCAGGCCTCTTTGCTTTTGCCATTATTCACGACACCTTTGAGCCTTTGTGCAGCATTGTGCCATGGAACTGGCTTTGCTCCCTGTTCTGTAGACCCCCCTCTGCCTTCAGGCCAGCTGGCACTCACCCCCAGAGCCCAGAGTCCAGACTGCCTGCCAGGGCATGGAGAGAGGGACAAGGCCCCTAGAGCGACCTGGAGAGAGGCAGCTAGACCAGGCCCAGGCACAGGCCGGGTGATGTCACAGTCAAAGATCAAGGTGTGCTGCTAGGGGCCGAGGGAAGTTTGTGGTGGGCATTACTGGTTGGCTGGTAGGGCTGAGAGGAGTTTGTGCTGGGCATTACTGGTTGGCTGGTAGGGGCTGAGGGGAGTTTGTGCAGGGCATTACTGGATGACTGATAGGGGCTGAGAGGAGTTTGTGCAGGGCATTACTGGATGACTGATAGGGGCTGAGAGGAGTTTGTGCAGGGCATTACTGGATGACTGATAGGGGCTGAGAGGAGTTTGTGCTGAGCATTACTGGATGACTGATAGGGGCTGAGAGGAGTTTGTGCTGGGCATTACTGGATGACTGATAGGGGCTGAGAGGAGTTTGTGCTGGGCATTACTGGATGACTGATCGGGGCTGAGAGGAGTTTGTGCTGGGCATTACTGGATGACTGATAGGGGCTGAGAGGAGTTTGTGCTGGGCATTACTGGATGACTGCGAAGTATCAGGCCAAAGTATTCTGTGAGGTGTGTGGGACGCTGTCCTATTTTATTCACATAGTTTTAACTGTATGGTTTTCAGCCTGCTAGGAGCTAGGAGGCAGCTATTGCTCTCAGTCACCAATCAGTCTTAGACTGCATAGCGGAGCAGAGGCTGAGACTGAGCTCACTGCCAACGTTCCAGGTAAGGAACAGTGCCAACCCCCCGTCTCTTATGACACGGTCCCGCGGGCCCTCGCTTTGGCGGCGGGATTCGGTGTCCCGTAACCACGGGAGCGAAGCGGAGGGCAGGGGGAGATGTGAGCATCTCGATTGTCGTTGGTATAGCCGTTTGGACCGGTTGAACTCCCTGTGACTCCAGTCCAAGTAACGGAATTAAGACTTCATTATTGGATGTCATTAACTCTGGCCCAGTCTCCgggttgtatcccaaatggcaccctattccctatatagtgcactacttttaaccagagccatatgggccatggtaaaaatgtgtgcactatagagggaatagggtgccatttgggatgcaaccttgcAGGGCTATAGGGCTGGCTTCTGGGTTTACTCTGGGACACAGTCTTTCATGAAGAAACATCAATCATGCCCTGTCTGGAGCTGCTCCAGGCATTTTCCACATCACACTCAATCCATGCACCCCCCCCCTCAACCCCCTCCCTGTGTGTCATttctccaccactaccaccaaagCAGCTCACTAACTGCTGGCCAAATGGAGCTCACCCTGACCTGCTgtgctctttccccctctcctattTCCCTGTGTGGAATTCCTGGAGTGCAGAGCTGAGCGTTGTGCTCCAGCAGCCTAAGGGATGCCTGTcagagccgtgtgtgtgtgtcactgcgaGGCGAGGCTCCTGTCAAAGCAGCGGTGCTCCGCGATGTGTGGTCTCTGTTGACACAGACTTTGAGTAATGAGCATAGCACCCTGCTACATACACCCTGCCTATGttgcgcacatgcacacacaaacacacatacacacactgactgcCGGCGCATCTGCCTTCCTGCCTCCCTGATTACCTGCTTACCTACCTGTCTGCCTGATTTCCCGCCTGTTTACCTACCTGTCTGCCTGATTTCCCGCCTGTTTACCTACCTGTATGCCTGATTTCCCGCCTGCTTACCGACCTGTCTGCCTGTCGGCCTGCCTTGTTGTTGTGTTGATAGCGCAGGTGGGGACACGCTGAGGCAGCTGTAGCtccagcagagaaagagaggcccACCCAGATGTCACCCtcccttcacctgccctgcccTAACCATGCCTGGCCCAGGAGCACATTGACCCCAGGCACACTCCGAATCAGGAAGCACACCTCCTGGTTTAACTGGTCTCCTCCCTAAcctccttcctcacctcgcttCCCCCCtcaccttcccacagcctgtAGTCAGTGCACACCAGGGTTAAAGCACCTGGCTATGTGTTTTTGTGGTATTTTAGAAAATGAAAGAAAAGCTAAATAGTTTAAGTGTTTTCTAGAAGGATGATTCTCAATCCACTTCAGCATCCATTTTAATGTggccacccactgggcacacactggttgaatcaatgttgtttccatgtctttTCAATGaaattgaaccaacgtggaaaagATGTTGAATTTACGTCTGTGGCCAGTGGGCAGTCTCAGTGGGCAGTCTCAGATACCCTAACTTGTGGGTCATTAAACATGTATGTTATTTTTTTCCCAGATGGAATATAAAGCTtcaccacatttttttttttacaagatcATATGACCATGCTTCAGACTGGAGTATCTTTGTAGTCAGAGATTCAGACTGCCATCTCTCCCCACCCAGCACTTCATTGCCTCACATACACTGTCACTCAGGGTACAGATAGAGAAACGCCCTGGCCTAGAAGCTCCCCTGTTGATCACTGGGAGCTGTTGAGGCAAGCAGCAAGGCATGGTAGTAAATGAGGCGAGGTTAGATACTCCTTACCTCGGGCCATGACAGCAGTTAAAACAGGGGAAAACTGTTATTGAGTCAATGCCTTTAGATCTACACTTCTGATGCATTTCCACACATACAGTTCTTCTTACGTACTTGATACTGCACCCTGAGGGTTCGATGTCGATGTTGCTGAAATGCATGCACCTTGTGCTTTTGTTGTTGCCACAgggatgtgtttgtttgtgtgtgtgtgtgtgtgtgtgtgtgtgtgtgtgtgtgtgtgtgtttactttgGCTCCCAGCTGACGTACTGTAGCGGGAGGCAGAACTAGTCTGAACAGGTCTGTGTGAAATGAATGTAAAATCACTGTTACTGGAGTACGTTGTAAACGTAGGATTGCTTTAAAAGGACCATCTTTGGTGGTCAGCTGTTGACACCAACTCACGCTAATCAGTGTGTAAACAAAGACATTTGGCCGCTTCAACATGTGCTCAGCTGTAGCCGATCCTGGCTAACCCCCAGACAGAACCCTCTCGGTTTTCACAGTAATTTGGAAGACATAATTAGGCTTCAAAAAAGATACGGCCGACTCCAAACTCCATTATGCCTTAGACATTTGGAATCTCTTCATTGTGTCATTTTAGAAAGTGGCCAATGTCatgcaaatgtattttatttttgcctCATCATGCTATTGGTTAGTTGGGCCACGCGCTCAATGCCAGGCAGTAGCGAGGCTGTCTCCTAATACCTCAATGGAGTCTTTATGCTGTCAGTCTCAGAGGCTCCGGGGAGCTCAGGGGGTTTCACAGCAGTgcctcacacacacgcatgcatgcacgcacacacgcacacacacacaaacagcaaaCTCAATTAACCCCCTGGGGCCCGGGCCTTgtccacccccctcctccactctcaTAGTGTTCACAATCAGACCTGAGGCCAACTGGGCCTGCTCCCAGAACTGGGCTGTCAGGAGGAACAGACTGTAAGGAACTAGGCTAACGGCATGTGATGTATGAGAAAGAGAgtggtgatggaggagaggagagacagaagtgACTGAAGTGCTCTTTCTGGCTCCCTGCTTGGGGCTCCCTGTGAATGTTTGTCCACTTTCTTTCCCTCTTACGAATGACACTCATATGTAGTGTGACATAACTTTAATTCACAGAGACACAAGTTGGAATACTGTGTGGATTTCATCCTCCTGTCCTGTTTTACTTTGTGAATCTTGTCAGATTTTCTAACTTGCCCTTTAAAATGGTCAGTTTATTCTCTTGACCCTTGACTGTACGGTATATATCACTAAACCcacgtttctctctcttctcgatCAGATGAGCTGGCTTCATCTCAAGCCTCTAAGTCCAGCCTCCACTTCCTCATCTCCAGTGAAGGGAACCAGAACCTGCATGTGTCTCAGGCCAACCTGTGGCTCTACTTCAGGCTGCTGCCCACCGGCTCCGAGAAAGGGCCTCGACGCAAAGTCACAGTTAAAATCCACTACCATGAGGCAGGGACTGGAGCTGCAGGTGGAGCCAGGGGAGGGACAGGGCCAGGGGCAGGGGGAGGAGGTCGGTGGACCCTAGTGGAGAAGCGTGTGGACCTAAAGCGCAGCGGCTGGCACACCTTCCCTCTGTCAGAGGCAGTGAGGGCCCTGTTTGGTAAGGGTGGCCGGCGGCAGGACCTGGAGGTGCGTTGTGAGGGCTGTGAGGCATTCAACGTGGTTCCTATCTTAGTTGACCCAGCAGAACCCTCACACAGGCCCTTTCTGGTGGTTCGGGCACGGCAGGTGGAAGGGAACCACCGCATCAGGAAGAGGGGGCTGGAGTGTGACGGGAGCAGTGGAGGCCTGTGCTGCAGACGACAGTTCTACATAGACTTTCGCCTCATTGGCTGGAACGACTGGATCATCGCACCCGCGGGTTACTACGGTAACTACTGCGAGGGAAGCTGCCCGGCGTACATGGCGGGGGTACCGGGGTCGGCGTCATCGTTCCACACGGCAGTGGTCAACCAGTACCGGATGAGGGGCATGAGCCCCGGCTCGGTCAACTCCTGTTGTATCCCCACCAAGCTCAGTACCATGTCTATGCTGTACTTCGACGATGAGTACAACATAGTAAAACGAGACGTGCCCAATATGATAGTGGAAGAGTGTGGCTGTGCCTGAGTTTCTGTGACTTTTTAAACTTTGAAAGTTAAATCAAACGACGATAGTCAAAATGTCTTGTACAAAAATACCTTTTTGTATgacacacatataaatatatagttATATGGAAGCACAccaacaggtacacacaaacAAGATGTATTTATGCTTTGTTGTATTTATCTGGCTGAGCGAGGCCAGGTTCTGTCCATTCCATGTTAAGAACTTCAGAACGGTTCCAGAGTTTTGGGAAGAGAAGGAAATGGTTGATCACCAAATGATAACATTTTTCTAGTTTGCCATTTCTAGAGGAAAAATAATGGTCCTTCATCTCTTCTCTGATGAAGATGGAAAGAAAAGCGCTTAGTGAAGCAACACACCAGGACATTGACTAAACAAAAGCACTGACAATGATAATTCATCAGCTTATATAATTCAGAAACACCAGCACTTCCATAAAGAATGTCATAAAGACACTGTGACTGTCTGATCCTGTGGAATTATAACATAAACTGTATCAGCAAGCGCTTATTATTGAATAAAGCTTTTCCAGGACTACACTCCTGTCCAAGTGAGGTAACGACACAACATTGACATATTGTTGTTGACATTGGACCACGTTCTTTCCTCCTGCTTGTgtaagtgtctgtctgtctgtctgtctgtctgtctgtctgtctgtctgtctgtctgtctgtctgtctgtctgtctgtctgtctgtctgtctgtctgtctgtctgtctgtctgtctgtctgtctgtctgtctgtctgtctgtccatgctgCAAGCAATCGCTCACTAAGTTCAAAGGTGAAGATGGACCTTTGTGCAAACTGCACTACATACACTTAATCCTGAGAACGGAGAGTCCCCACTGCCCCTACTTGTTCCAATAAAGTGGACCTCGAAGTGGCGATGAGTTGTTTGTTAGGCCCCAACAGGGCATGATGGTGCAGTGCAGCACTTGCAGACTAAACTCTTTAAATGCACACTCCCACTCCTAATAGCACTTGCATATTGAAATGCCTTCAAAGTGGTACTGAGTGTCCTGTCATAAATAAGTGCCACATGATCTATGCAATGTATAGTAACCCACCCATGCCCACCCATACAACTGAACATACcagactgaactgaactgaacttTCTCCTCCTCCTATGCTAATGTAACTCCTATCAAATACTTGAAATGTGATCTTTCGCTTCCTTTTTTTCAAAGCGAATGATTGTTATGACATTTGCACTGAAAAGTTGCGGGATTAGTTAATAAACAAACTGCCATTGAGAAGTTATTTTTATAGAAGTAAATTGACATTCTTTGTTTAATAAAGTAATTTACCtacacagcaaattctccagtgttaaatcCACACTgagagtgttaaattaacactgaaTGTGTTGGCCCGTATCGGCACTGgaacagtgttaaattaacacactgATATGTGTAAAGCCTCATTTCCCAGCATCCCTTGCCTTTTGAGGTTCATATTaataattgtttgtttcaatatctatgtttttgcatgtacattaattgattgattaatcctattattctcaaatataaattagatacattttctaaactaatccaatatgTTACTTGGATTTGTTGcacctgttactgaaatggttgttccagtttagatgcttTCGCTAGTCTCATATTTCAGTCTTCCCAACCCTGGTAGTTGCATATGATAAAAAATTCAGAATGTTGGATATCCCCACTCTGGCTAGAGTTCAATCGGAATTACACAGCATTatacaagccagcataatgtgacagGTTGCATGAATAAGGCAAAAATGTTGGGTTGTTTGGATTACCCAACATGGGTTAATTTAACCATGAATTTAGTTTTTATTCACCTTCATGCTGGGTTGACCAAATAGCTCTGTCTTTTCTAATGTCATCTATCGGTTAATTTCAGGAGGCAGGACTTATTAAGGGCATGGTTTTTATAAAGTTATTTTTGGCCATGtgagattaaatgtaattccTGTTGATAATGTAAGTTTGTACACTGCAATGTAACATTTCTATGAATATTATTGTACATTACATATTCTAATACAAAAATATTAACATTATGATTTACATATAGCAAGAAAGTGTTAACTATCCTATTGGAGAGATCACATTTGCATCGGCTTTTAAGGTACTCACACATTTCTGTACACTTTATTAACATTACCAAAGTGTTAGTGTTCAACCATAACATGCAATAACAATTCAACAGAACAGATTAACTGGAATTACATTTACTCTCATGGGTGGCCCAAAATAACTTGCTGAAAGTCACGCCCCTAAAAAGCCAAGCCTCCATGTCTTGTGATCTGACCTGCTGGGTCATATCTCAATAAACAAGCGTCAACAAACCAAACTTGGTCTTAAAAAATAATAACTAAATGACCCAATGCCTGCAACCCAGCAGTTGGTTCATGCAAACAACCCAGTATTATTTTGTTTATGTCCTCAAAATAAGGCCTCATGAAATacatattgtatttttttaataattacattttaattttGGTATTTTAATTTAGGATTTCACCTGGTTAAGACCACAGGACTGTAAGTGGATGAATGCAACAAAGcttgtctctgtcactaacaaattcaGTCATGGGTGATAACTCCACAACTTACTCGAAATGCAAAGCACTCTGGGAAATATGGAAATCAAGctttacactaagcagtgtgttaattCAACACTGTTCAGTGTCTATACGGGTCCACACTTTCAGTGTTAATTTAACTCTGGGGAATTTGCTGTGTAATAATGGAACCAAAGAGGCCAAGATTATTTTAGCTTGATCATAAGAGGCCTAATCTACGTATCAGGGTACACTATGATGATTTCATTTCTTAGTTCTATTATTTCCTTTCTCTATCTATTTTGTACAATAAACATGTGGAACACTTAATTTTTCATCTTTAATTCTATTTTTTCAGTTTTTCTatttaataaaaatatatttttagttcCTGTTTCAGAATAATTTAGTCGTGTAAATGTCATCTGTACAGTTTATGtaaaataaaatg
This genomic window contains:
- the LOC106582303 gene encoding inhibin beta B chain, with product MKRYNLTLACLMACILSIRCTLGTTRARITGAETQTVTQESCASCGLPEASERVDIDLLEAVKRHILNRLQMRERPNITHPIPKAAMVTALRRLHAGKVREDGRVEIPNLDGQASYSNEVQGETSEIISFAESDELASSQASKSSLHFLISSEGNQNLHVSQANLWLYFRLLPTGSEKGPRRKVTVKIHYHEAGTGAAGGARGGTGPGAGGGGRWTLVEKRVDLKRSGWHTFPLSEAVRALFGKGGRRQDLEVRCEGCEAFNVVPILVDPAEPSHRPFLVVRARQVEGNHRIRKRGLECDGSSGGLCCRRQFYIDFRLIGWNDWIIAPAGYYGNYCEGSCPAYMAGVPGSASSFHTAVVNQYRMRGMSPGSVNSCCIPTKLSTMSMLYFDDEYNIVKRDVPNMIVEECGCA